TCGGCAGTTCGCTGATCTCCACCCAGCCCGTGCTCTCCGAGATCGCCTTCGCCCTGCCCGCGACCATGGAACTGTCCATCGCCGCGCTGCTGCTCGCGGTCGGCCTCGGCATTCCGCTCGGTTACGTCGCCGCCCGGTTCCGCGGCGGTTTCCTGGACAACGCCACCATCATGGCCACCCTGGTCGGGGTCGCCGTGCCGGTGTTCTTCCTCGGTTACCTGCTCCAGTTCGTCTTCGCCGAGAAGCTGGGCATGTTCCCGGTCGGCGGACGGCAGGACACCCTGATCGGCGCCACCGACGTCACCGGCTTCGCCGTGCTCGACGGCATCCTGACCCAGGAATGGGACGCCTCCTGGGACGCCATCGTGCACCTGGTGCTGCCCGCGGCGGCGCTGGCCACCATTCCGCTGGCGGTGATCGTCCGCATCACCCGGGCCTCGGTGCTCGACGTGATGAACGAGGACTTCATCCGCACCGCCCAGTCCAAGGGCCTGGCTGGGCCGACCATCCGGCGGCGGCACGTGCTCCGCAACGCGCTGCTCCCGGTGGCCACCACCATCGGCCTGCAGACCGGCCTGCTGCTCGGCGGGGCCGTGCTGACCGAGCGGGTGTTCAACCTCAACGGCATCGGCTCGCTGCTGGCCGAGGGCATCGAACGGCGTGACTACCCGCGGCTGCAGGCGCTGATCCTGCTCGGCGCGGTGGTCTACGTGCTGGTGAACATGCTGGTCGACATCTCCTACGGCATCATCGACCCGAGGGTGCGTGTGCGATGACCAACATGTTGTCCCGCAAGAAGGACAAGGTCGACGACCTCGCCGCCACCGCCGCCGGGCACAGCCTGGCGCAGCAGGCGTTCCGCCGGATGGCCCGCAGCCCGGTGGCGATCACCGGTGCGGTGATCACCGGGTTGTTCCTGCTGCTGGCGATCTTCGCCCCGTTCATCGCGCCGAAGGACCCGTACGAGCGCTACCTCCAGGGTGAGGTGGCGCTGGGCCAGGGCATCATTCCCGGCCCGCAGGCCGGTTTCCCGCTCGGCGTCGACGACTTCGGGCGCGACCTGCTCTCCCGCATGCTCGTCGGGGCGCAGCAGACCCTGCTGGTCGGCGTGATGGCCACGCTGATCGGCCTGGTCATCGGCATGATCATCGGTGGCATCGCGGGCGCGTTCGGCGGCTGGATCGACACCGTGCTGATGCGCCTCGTCGACGTCATGCTGTCCATTCCGAGCCTGCTGCTGGCCATCTCGATCGCCGCGCTGGCGGCGAAGCCGAGCCAGTGGACGGTGATCATCGCGGTCGCCATGGTCAGCGTGCCGATCTTCGCCAGGCTGCTGCGCGGCACCATGCTCGCGCAACGCTCCAGCGACCACGTGCTGGCGGCGACCGCGCTCGGGGTCAAGCGGCACACCATCGTGCTGCGCCACATGCTGCCGAACTCGCTGGGCCCGGTCATCGTGCAGGCCACGCTGACCCTGGCCACCTCGATCATCGAGGCGGCCGCGCTGTCCTTCCTCGGTCTCGGCGACCCCGACCCGACCCGCGCGGAATGGGGCCTGATGCTGGGCAAGGCGGCCAGGCAGTTCCTGGACATCCGCCCGGAACTGGCCTTCTACCCGGCCATCGCGATCATCATCGTGGCGCTGGGCTTCACCCTGCTCGGGGAGTCCATGCGCGAGGCACTCGACCCGAAGAACAGGCGGTGAGATGAGATGGCTCTGCTCGAAGTACGCGACCTGAAGGTCGTCTTCCAGCGCAAGGGCGAGCGGCCGTTCACCGCGGTGGACGGGGTCAGCTTCGACGTGGAACCCGGCCAGACGGTCGGCCTGGTCGGGGAGTCCGGCTGCGGCAAGTCGGTCACCTCGCTGGCGATCATGCGGTTGCTGGCCAAGCGCGGCAACAAGGTCACCGGCTCGGTCAAGTTCGAGGGCACCGACCTGCTCAAGCTGGGCGAGGGCGAGATGCGGGACCGGCGCGGCCGGGACCTCGGCATGGTCTTCCAGGACCCGCTGTCCTCGCTGAACCCGGTGATCCCGATCGGCATCCAGGTCACCGAGGTGCTCGAACGCCACCGCGGGCTGTCCCGCAAGGCGGCCATGGTGGAGGCGGGCGACCTGCTGGCCAAGGTCGGCATCCCGGACCCGACGCGGCGGCTGACGGAGTACCCGCACCAGCTCTCCGGCGGGATGCGGCAGCGCGCGCTGATCGCGATCGCGCTGGCGTGCCGTCCCCGGCTGCTCATCGCCGACGAGCCGACCACCGCGCTGGACGTCACCATCCAGGCGCAGATCCTGGCGCTGCTGCAGGAACTGGTCCGCGACACCGGCACCGCGCTGATCATGATCACGCACGACCTCGGCGTGGTCGCCGGGCTGTGCGACGAGGTCAACGTGCTCTACGGCGGCCGGATCGTGGAGCGGGCCGAGCGGCACTCGCTGTTCGCCACCCCGCGACACCCGTACACGCACGGGCTGCTCGCCTCGATCCCGCGGCTGGACGCCGGACGCGGGGAGAAGCTGGTGCCGATCCGCGGTTCGGTGGCCGACAACATCCCGTGGGACGGCGGGTGCGCCTTCGCGCCGCGCTGCCCGAACGCGCTGGACACCTGCCGCCAGGTGACCCCGGAACTGGAGCCGGACGGCCCCGGCCTGCTGCGCTGCCACAACCCGGTGCAGCTGGAGACCGCGGCCACCGCGGGGGAGGGAACCCGATGACCGAGGCGAAGAACGACGTGCTGGTCAGCGTCGAGGGCCTGAAGGTGCACTTCCCGATCAAGCGTGGTGTGGTGATCGACAAGACCGTCGGTTACGTCTACGCGGTGGACGGGGTCGACCTGTCCATCGAGCGGGGCGAGACCTACGGCCTGGTCGGCGAGTCCGGCTGCGGCAAGTCCACCCTCGGGCGGGCGATGCTGCGGCTGACCGAGCCGACCGAGGGCTCGGTGGTCTTCGACGGCACCGACGTGGCCAAGCTCAAGGGCGAGAACCTGCGCAAGATGCGCCGGCGGATGCAGATGATCTTCCAGGATCCGCTGTCCAGCCTGGACCCCCGCCAGTCGGTGGAGTCGATCCTGGTCGAGGGCATGCGCGCGCACGGGCTGGACAAGGGCAAGGAGCAGACCGCGACGCGGCTGCGCGAGCTGCTCGACTCGGTCGGGCTGCCGGAGAGTTCGCTGCGGAAGTACCCGCACGAGTTCTCGGGTGGACAGCGCCAGCGCATCGGCATCGCGCGGGCGCTGGCGGTGGAGCCGGACCTGATCGTGGCCGACGAGCCGGTGTCCGCGCTCGACGTGTCGGTGCAGGCGCAGGTGGTCAACCTGATGGAGGAGCTGCAGGACCGCCTCGGGCTGACCTACCTGGTGATCGCGCACGACCTGGCCGTGGTGCGGCACATCTCCGACCGGATCGGCGTGATGTACCTGGGCTCGCTGGTGGAGGAGGCCGACTCCGACGCGCTGTACGAGGAGCCGCTGCACCCGTACACCAGGGCGCTGCTCTCGGCGATCCCGGTGCCGGACCCGGTGGTGGAGGACAGCCGCGAGCAGATCCTGCTCGCCGGCGACCTGCCCTCGCCGGCCAATCCGCCGACCGGCTGCCGCTTCCACACGCGGTGTCCGTGGAAGCAGGAGACGCTGTGCGACACCGACCGTCCGCAGCTGCGCGTGCTCGAAGGCGCGGCGGCCGGGCACCGGGTGGCCTGCCATTGGGCCGAAGACATTCGCGACGGCCGGATCCAGCCGCACGCGGTGTCGGCGGAACTGGTCGAGGTGGACCCGGGCGTGAATCCCGACGTCCCGCACGTGGCCTCGGTCGTCGAGGCGATGGACGTCTGAGCGCGGGCAGATAACGGCCCCATCGGCTTTCCGCCGGTGGGGCCGTTTTCATGGCAACATCCCTGTTATGCGGATCACAGTGCTGGGGGCGTCCGGGCGGACCGGGATCCACGTGGTGCGGATGCTGAGGCGGCAGGGCCACACCGTCCGGGCGGGCGTGCGCAGCAAGCGCCGCGGTGAAGCGGCGGCCGCGCTCGGCGCCGAACCGGTGATCGCCGACCTGGCCGCCTTTCCCGAGGCGCTGGTCGACGCCTGCGCCGGGTCGGAGGTGGTGATCAACACCGCCGGGGCCGCCGATCCGGACCCGTCCGCGGTGAACCTGGTCGACCGCGACGGCACCATCGCCGCGGTCCGCGCCGCCGAGAAGGCCGGCGTGGTGCGGTTCATCCAGCTGTCCGCGCAGTTCGCCGACTCCCCGGACCAGGGCGACCGGCTGGTCCGCTCGTTCCTGCTGGCCAAGCAGGTCTCCGACAGCATCCTGCGCCGGTCCAGCCTGACCTGGACGGTGGTCCGGCCGGGCACGCTCACCGACGACCCGTTCACCGGCCGGGTCAAGATCGCCGGGCACCTCGAACCGGGCCGGGTCGCGCGGCAGGACGTGGCCGCGGTGCTGGTCGCGTCACTGGGCGAGCCGCTCACGGAGAACCGGGGCTTCGACGTCCTCGCCGGTGAGGTCCCGGTCGGCGCCGCGCTGGCGTCGATCGACTGAACTCGCCGTCGAACCCAGCAGGACCCCGGCCACCAGCACCACACCGGCGATGATCTCCACCGGGTGCGGCCGTTCGCCGAGGAACACGAACGCGGCCGACATGCCGACCACCGGCACCAGCAACGAGAACGGCGCGACCCGGCCCGCCGGGTACTTCTGCATGAGCATGGTCCACAGCCCGGAACCGGCGACCGTGCCGAGCAGCACGATGTAGGCGAGCCCGGCCATCGAGGTCCAGCCGCTGGTGGTGCCGATCGTGGTCACCGCGTGCCACCCGGCGCCAGGCCCTTCGACGAACATGGACAGCGCCAGCATCGGCAGCGGCGGCACCACCGACATCCACAGGGTGAAGTGCAGTGCGTTCGACGGCTTGGCCCGGCGGGTGCTCAGGTTGCCGACCGCCCAGCTCAACGCGGCCATCAGGGTGAGCAGCACCGGCAGCAGCGCGGCGTTCTCCGCGCGCTGCGCGGCGATCATCACCATGGCCGCGATCGCGACGGTGATGCCGACGGTCTGGCGGACGCTGAACCGCTCACGCAGGAACACCGCGCCGAGCAGCACGGTGAACGGCGCCGAGGCCTGGAGCACCAGCGATGCCAGCCCGGTCGGCATGCCGTTGTCCATCGCGATGAACAGGAAGGCGAACTGCCCGGTGCCGAAGCCGAGGCCGTAGCCGAGCAGGTGACGCACCTTCACCTTGGGCCACGGGACAAACAGAATGGTCGGCACGGCGATCACCGCGAACCTCAGCGCACCGGCGAACAGTGGCGGGAAGTGGTCGAGCAGTGCGTGGATGGCGAGGAAGTTGCAGCCCCAGAGCACGGCGACCAGCAACGCGGTGAACAGATCTCGGCGGGCCATGCCCCCACTGTGCAGTGAGTGATCGTGAAGGACCAGCGAGAATAACTGCAATGACCTTGAAGCGCCTCTTCAGAGTTGCTATAGGCTCGCCCGCATGGACATCGGCCGCCTCCGCACGCTTCGCGAGTTCGCCGACCGCGGCAGCGTGACGGCCGCGGCCAGGGCGTTGCACTGCACGCCGTCCGCGGTGTCCCAGCAGCTGCGGGCGTTGCAGGCGGAGGTCGGCCTGCCGCTGACCGAACCGGCCGGTCGCGGGCTCCGGCTCACCGACGCGGGCCGCGCACTGGTCGGCCGCGCCGACGAGGTGCTCGCCGCGCTCGACCGCGCCGAGTCCGAATTGGACACCTACCGCAGCGTGCCGCGCGGGCGGGTCCGGCTGGCGATCTTCCCGTCGGGCGCGCTGCTGTTGCTGCCCGGCCTGCTGCACCGCGTGGCCGGGTTCGACGGGCTCGAGGTCGACGTGCGCGACATCGACATGCTCCCGTCGGCGGTGCCCGGCCTGGTCGCCGATTTCGACCTGGTGGTCACCCATCGCGACGAGCACGCGCCGCCGTTCGACTCCGACCGGCTCGACGTGGTCCACCTGCTGCGCGAACCGATGGACGTGGCGTTGCCGCCGGGGCACCGGCTCGCCGGTGAGGAACGCGTGGACCTGGCCGAGTTGGCGGGGGAGCGCTGGATCGGCGTCGACGTCGGCTTCCCGGTGGACGACGTGCTGCGCTCGCTGACCGTGCGCACCGGCGTGCAGCCGACGGTGTTCCAGCGGATCAACGACTTCCGGGTGATCGAGGCGCTGGTCGCGGCCGGGCACGGGGTGGCGCTGCTGCCGCGGTACGCGATCAGCCGCCCGGCCGGGGAGTGCCTGCCGCGGCGGCCGCTGGCCGGGATCCGCGCCGCCAGGCACATCGAGGTGGTGCTGCGCAAGGGCGCGGCCAGCCGCCCGGCGGTGGCGGCGGTGCTCGACGCGCTACACGCCGAGGTCGCCGCGACGACCCTGCCGGAACCGGTCGACCAGGCTGATCAGCGTGCCCAGCGCGACCGCGACGGCGAGCGAGGCCAGTAGCCCGAAGGCCGGTTCGTCGATCAGGCTGCCACCCACGTACCCGATCGTGGAGATGTAGGCGCACCAGAGCGTGACACCGATCGCCGACGCGACGAAGAAGTCGCGGAACGGCCAGCGCAGGGCCCCGGCCACCAGCGCGCCGACCGTGCCGCCACCGGGCAGCCAGCGGATCAGCACCAGCGGTGCGCGGGGGTGCCGGGTGCTCGCTTCGGTGAGCCGGTGGAGCCCGTTGGCCACGCTGGGCCTTCGGCGCAGCCGGTCGACGAGGCCGGTGCCGCGTGCGCCCGCCAGGTAGACGAGCTGGTCCGAGACCAGGCAGCCGGCCACCGCCACGGCGAACACCGGCAGCACGGACTCGTCGCTCTGCGCGACCGTCGCGGCCATGCCGACCAGTGCGACCTCGGTCGGGAGCAGGGGCACGACCGCGATCACGAACAGCGCCAGCAGGGCAAGGTCCACAACAAACTCAACGTGAGCCGCGCTGAGAGCGATCTCAGGTGGTTTTTCGGAAACCATGCCAGGTTCTGTCATGGTTCGGGCGTTGGCTGGTCCTCGTCGGAACGCACAAGAAGGAGCAGGCATGGGAGCAGCACTGTCGGGCAAGGTGGCGGTTGTCGCCGGGGCGACGCGGGGCGCGAGCCGGGCGATCGCCGTCGAACTCGGCCGCCTGGGAGCGACGGTGTACGTCACGGGCCGCACCACCAGGACACAACGGTCCGAAGTGGACCGTCCGGAGTCCATCGAGGACACCGCGGAACTGGTCGAGGCGGCCGGGGGCAAGGCGATCGCGATCCGGGTCGACCACCTGGAGAGCACGCAGGTGGCGGAGCTGGCGGAACGGGTCGACCGGGAGCAGGGCAGGCTGGACGTACTGGTCAACGGCCTGTGGGGCGGTGACGGATTCGTCGACTGGGA
The genomic region above belongs to Amycolatopsis sp. YIM 10 and contains:
- a CDS encoding ABC transporter permease, with translation MLRFIVRRLLQAIPTLLILSILVFAWLRALPGGPAGALLGDKATPEKIAELNQILGLDQPIFIQYFKFLGRVLTGDFGSSLISTQPVLSEIAFALPATMELSIAALLLAVGLGIPLGYVAARFRGGFLDNATIMATLVGVAVPVFFLGYLLQFVFAEKLGMFPVGGRQDTLIGATDVTGFAVLDGILTQEWDASWDAIVHLVLPAAALATIPLAVIVRITRASVLDVMNEDFIRTAQSKGLAGPTIRRRHVLRNALLPVATTIGLQTGLLLGGAVLTERVFNLNGIGSLLAEGIERRDYPRLQALILLGAVVYVLVNMLVDISYGIIDPRVRVR
- a CDS encoding ABC transporter permease, which gives rise to MTNMLSRKKDKVDDLAATAAGHSLAQQAFRRMARSPVAITGAVITGLFLLLAIFAPFIAPKDPYERYLQGEVALGQGIIPGPQAGFPLGVDDFGRDLLSRMLVGAQQTLLVGVMATLIGLVIGMIIGGIAGAFGGWIDTVLMRLVDVMLSIPSLLLAISIAALAAKPSQWTVIIAVAMVSVPIFARLLRGTMLAQRSSDHVLAATALGVKRHTIVLRHMLPNSLGPVIVQATLTLATSIIEAAALSFLGLGDPDPTRAEWGLMLGKAARQFLDIRPELAFYPAIAIIIVALGFTLLGESMREALDPKNRR
- a CDS encoding ABC transporter ATP-binding protein → MALLEVRDLKVVFQRKGERPFTAVDGVSFDVEPGQTVGLVGESGCGKSVTSLAIMRLLAKRGNKVTGSVKFEGTDLLKLGEGEMRDRRGRDLGMVFQDPLSSLNPVIPIGIQVTEVLERHRGLSRKAAMVEAGDLLAKVGIPDPTRRLTEYPHQLSGGMRQRALIAIALACRPRLLIADEPTTALDVTIQAQILALLQELVRDTGTALIMITHDLGVVAGLCDEVNVLYGGRIVERAERHSLFATPRHPYTHGLLASIPRLDAGRGEKLVPIRGSVADNIPWDGGCAFAPRCPNALDTCRQVTPELEPDGPGLLRCHNPVQLETAATAGEGTR
- a CDS encoding ABC transporter ATP-binding protein translates to MTEAKNDVLVSVEGLKVHFPIKRGVVIDKTVGYVYAVDGVDLSIERGETYGLVGESGCGKSTLGRAMLRLTEPTEGSVVFDGTDVAKLKGENLRKMRRRMQMIFQDPLSSLDPRQSVESILVEGMRAHGLDKGKEQTATRLRELLDSVGLPESSLRKYPHEFSGGQRQRIGIARALAVEPDLIVADEPVSALDVSVQAQVVNLMEELQDRLGLTYLVIAHDLAVVRHISDRIGVMYLGSLVEEADSDALYEEPLHPYTRALLSAIPVPDPVVEDSREQILLAGDLPSPANPPTGCRFHTRCPWKQETLCDTDRPQLRVLEGAAAGHRVACHWAEDIRDGRIQPHAVSAELVEVDPGVNPDVPHVASVVEAMDV
- a CDS encoding SDR family oxidoreductase; translation: MRITVLGASGRTGIHVVRMLRRQGHTVRAGVRSKRRGEAAAALGAEPVIADLAAFPEALVDACAGSEVVINTAGAADPDPSAVNLVDRDGTIAAVRAAEKAGVVRFIQLSAQFADSPDQGDRLVRSFLLAKQVSDSILRRSSLTWTVVRPGTLTDDPFTGRVKIAGHLEPGRVARQDVAAVLVASLGEPLTENRGFDVLAGEVPVGAALASID
- a CDS encoding EamA family transporter — translated: MARRDLFTALLVAVLWGCNFLAIHALLDHFPPLFAGALRFAVIAVPTILFVPWPKVKVRHLLGYGLGFGTGQFAFLFIAMDNGMPTGLASLVLQASAPFTVLLGAVFLRERFSVRQTVGITVAIAAMVMIAAQRAENAALLPVLLTLMAALSWAVGNLSTRRAKPSNALHFTLWMSVVPPLPMLALSMFVEGPGAGWHAVTTIGTTSGWTSMAGLAYIVLLGTVAGSGLWTMLMQKYPAGRVAPFSLLVPVVGMSAAFVFLGERPHPVEIIAGVVLVAGVLLGSTASSVDRRQRGADRDLTGEDVEAPVLRERLAQ
- a CDS encoding LysR family transcriptional regulator gives rise to the protein MDIGRLRTLREFADRGSVTAAARALHCTPSAVSQQLRALQAEVGLPLTEPAGRGLRLTDAGRALVGRADEVLAALDRAESELDTYRSVPRGRVRLAIFPSGALLLLPGLLHRVAGFDGLEVDVRDIDMLPSAVPGLVADFDLVVTHRDEHAPPFDSDRLDVVHLLREPMDVALPPGHRLAGEERVDLAELAGERWIGVDVGFPVDDVLRSLTVRTGVQPTVFQRINDFRVIEALVAAGHGVALLPRYAISRPAGECLPRRPLAGIRAARHIEVVLRKGAASRPAVAAVLDALHAEVAATTLPEPVDQADQRAQRDRDGERGQ
- a CDS encoding DedA family protein, with amino-acid sequence MDLALLALFVIAVVPLLPTEVALVGMAATVAQSDESVLPVFAVAVAGCLVSDQLVYLAGARGTGLVDRLRRRPSVANGLHRLTEASTRHPRAPLVLIRWLPGGGTVGALVAGALRWPFRDFFVASAIGVTLWCAYISTIGYVGGSLIDEPAFGLLASLAVAVALGTLISLVDRFRQGRRGDLGV